In the bacterium genome, one interval contains:
- a CDS encoding PqqD family protein has product MNKTYPEANGDTNIRVDQLYVPSDDVVAREIEGELIIVPLVAGIGDMEDELYSLNDTGKDIWRRLDGKATLAEVAKALATEYSAQPDEIEDDVVGLVGELLRRRMLVVKPDA; this is encoded by the coding sequence ATGAACAAGACATACCCAGAAGCAAATGGCGATACCAATATCAGGGTGGACCAGCTCTACGTCCCATCGGATGACGTCGTAGCTCGCGAAATCGAAGGCGAGTTGATCATCGTACCGCTGGTTGCCGGGATTGGCGACATGGAGGACGAACTCTACTCTCTCAATGACACCGGCAAAGACATCTGGCGCAGGCTCGACGGCAAGGCTACGCTGGCGGAGGTCGCAAAGGCGCTTGCCACGGAATACAGCGCCCAGCCGGACGAGATCGAAGACGATGTAGTCGGGCTGGTCGGAGAGCTGCTCCGCAGGAGGATGCTGGTTGTCAAACCGGACGCCTGA
- a CDS encoding S24/S26 family peptidase → MFPFIKDGDVITIAPVRPGAEPCVRTCGIGHVVAFINPMNQRLVVHRIIGRHKSGFLIMGDNTQRPVAEMVERDGILGRVVRIERGQQRVWLGLGPERYAIAVLSRAGMLLPVIARAEVLTRLLRRLYGTLN, encoded by the coding sequence ATGTTCCCATTCATCAAGGACGGTGATGTGATAACGATTGCGCCGGTCCGGCCGGGAGCCGAGCCGTGCGTGAGGACCTGCGGCATCGGCCACGTCGTGGCCTTCATCAACCCGATGAACCAAAGGCTGGTCGTGCATCGAATCATCGGTCGGCACAAATCCGGTTTCCTCATCATGGGCGACAACACGCAACGACCGGTAGCGGAAATGGTCGAACGGGACGGCATCCTCGGGCGGGTAGTCCGTATCGAGCGCGGCCAGCAACGCGTCTGGCTCGGACTCGGCCCGGAGCGCTATGCTATAGCGGTTCTCTCCCGAGCAGGGATGCTCCTGCCGGTTATTGCCCGGGCCGAGGTGTTGACCCGTCTGCTGAGGAGGTTGTACGGCACACTCAACTGA
- a CDS encoding radical SAM protein, translated as MTTRFTELVRGKVFPRLPLRGSIDLTYRCNNDCRHCWLRLPGNAAEREHELTFDEIRRIADEARSMGCQEWAISGGEPMLRPDFAELFDYLTRKALTYTINTNGTLITPEIARQLTRKGSKMVALYGATSEVHDHITRNPGSFDAAMRGFRYLREAGAGFIVQLIPMRDNYHQYDEMVKLAKSLSPHYRVGAPWLYLSACRSAEHNAEISRQRLDPKEVIALDQPDMAEEEVKVEAKVAADGDDRLFAGCIAVRRDFHIDPYGGMTFCCFIKDPALRFELRNGTFRTAWDEFIPSLADKVRGGEEYLNNCGSCESRTDCRWCGVYGYLEHGRYGAKVEHLCEVARENRIFKEQWQRNHRRYFEIAGITLQVESDLPFTDQTFHPKFRKFQKDGPGSDTVVLRHHFGLPEIKVEELGQQLYRRPPWAMHRKGTGWVYLGILPDREALWEVVDFNHDYSRGEFYHPDDTVFRQGNLHSATLFPTDQILLAQLLADRQACFIHSAGAIFTNAKPKQEAEGVGILFVGHSEAGKSTTVKLIQDRAEILCDDRNIARRESRGGGGEGRVNEPGRFRVYGSWSHGEVPLVSTASAPLCAILFIKQSTENRLVPVMDRGEALKRLLACVIRPLVTTGWWEKTLSVVEALAREVPCYIMEFDKSGRIVDKLLELSTDSTDYADSAKH; from the coding sequence ATGACGACGAGATTCACTGAGCTGGTTCGAGGGAAAGTGTTCCCGAGGCTTCCCCTGCGGGGCAGCATTGACCTGACCTACCGATGCAACAACGACTGCCGGCACTGCTGGCTGCGCCTGCCGGGGAACGCTGCAGAGCGGGAGCATGAGCTGACCTTCGATGAGATTCGGCGCATTGCAGACGAGGCGCGGTCAATGGGCTGCCAGGAGTGGGCCATCTCGGGCGGTGAGCCGATGTTGCGGCCGGACTTCGCTGAGTTATTCGACTATCTTACCCGCAAGGCCCTCACCTACACCATCAATACCAACGGTACGCTCATCACACCCGAAATCGCCCGTCAACTGACGCGCAAGGGGAGCAAGATGGTTGCCCTCTACGGCGCTACGTCCGAAGTGCACGACCACATCACCCGCAATCCCGGCTCGTTCGATGCCGCAATGCGCGGCTTCCGGTACCTTCGGGAGGCCGGGGCCGGTTTCATCGTGCAACTTATCCCGATGCGCGACAACTACCACCAGTACGACGAGATGGTGAAGCTAGCAAAGTCGCTCAGCCCGCACTACCGGGTGGGCGCGCCGTGGTTGTACCTTTCGGCCTGCCGGTCTGCGGAACACAACGCAGAGATTTCCCGCCAGCGCCTGGACCCGAAAGAAGTCATCGCCTTGGACCAGCCTGACATGGCCGAGGAGGAGGTCAAGGTTGAGGCAAAGGTCGCGGCGGACGGCGACGACCGTCTGTTCGCTGGCTGCATCGCTGTGCGCCGGGACTTTCACATTGACCCCTACGGCGGAATGACGTTCTGCTGCTTCATCAAGGACCCTGCCTTGCGCTTTGAACTGCGCAACGGGACGTTTCGCACGGCTTGGGACGAGTTCATTCCCAGCCTTGCCGACAAGGTGCGGGGAGGAGAAGAATACCTGAACAACTGCGGTTCCTGTGAGTCCCGGACGGACTGCCGCTGGTGTGGCGTGTACGGCTATCTGGAGCACGGCCGGTATGGTGCAAAGGTCGAGCACCTCTGCGAAGTGGCGCGCGAAAATCGGATTTTCAAGGAGCAGTGGCAGCGGAACCACCGCCGCTACTTCGAGATTGCCGGCATCACGCTCCAGGTTGAGTCGGACCTGCCGTTCACCGACCAGACCTTTCACCCGAAGTTCCGCAAGTTCCAGAAAGACGGCCCGGGCTCGGACACTGTTGTCCTTCGCCACCACTTTGGGTTGCCCGAAATCAAGGTGGAAGAGCTAGGGCAACAACTCTACCGCAGACCGCCTTGGGCGATGCATCGCAAGGGAACGGGCTGGGTTTACCTCGGCATCTTGCCTGACCGTGAGGCCCTGTGGGAGGTCGTCGACTTCAACCATGACTACTCGCGCGGTGAATTCTACCATCCGGACGACACAGTCTTCCGGCAAGGCAATCTTCACTCCGCAACTCTGTTTCCCACAGACCAGATTCTTCTTGCCCAGCTTCTTGCCGACCGCCAGGCCTGTTTCATCCATTCCGCCGGGGCGATATTCACAAATGCCAAGCCCAAGCAGGAGGCAGAGGGAGTTGGAATTCTGTTTGTGGGTCATTCCGAGGCCGGCAAGTCAACCACCGTGAAGCTCATCCAGGATAGGGCCGAGATTCTGTGCGATGACCGGAACATCGCTAGAAGAGAAAGTCGAGGCGGAGGCGGCGAGGGGCGTGTTAATGAGCCGGGTCGTTTTCGCGTGTATGGCTCGTGGAGTCACGGCGAGGTGCCACTGGTGTCGACGGCTTCGGCCCCGCTCTGCGCCATCCTGTTCATCAAGCAATCTACGGAGAACCGTCTGGTTCCGGTTATGGACCGCGGTGAGGCGCTGAAGCGCCTGCTGGCTTGCGTAATCCGCCCGCTGGTTACGACCGGGTGGTGGGAGAAGACCTTGTCGGTCGTCGAGGCTCTAGCCCGCGAGGTCCCGTGCTACATCATGGAGTTCGACAAGAGTGGACGGATCGTGGACAAGCTCTTGGAACTATCCACAGATTCCACAGATTACGCAGATTCGGCGAAGCACTGA
- a CDS encoding radical SAM protein produces the protein MKPRPRKLLAPSRSRPGPQPQPLPESQPPPDPRPQPSSFVEKTRLNQGGPWQTRKPLLGRLDIELTERCNNDCIHCCINLRMYDIPAQQREMTTDEVKGVLTQAAALGCLSVRFTGGEPLLREDFEELYLYARRKGMKVMLFTNARLVTPQLADLFARIPPGELVEVTVYGMKPESYETVSRKPGSHAEFRRGVDLLLERGVPFVVKGALLPPNRDEIDEFEAWAATIPGMDRPPGYSMFFDLRGRRDSEVKNRKIAGLRPSTEDGLAVLSRHRESYLNEMAQFCSKFMGPSADRLFTCGAGHGTCVDAYGRAQMCMMLRHPNTVYDIKKGSLRDALTSFFPRLREMRATNADYLARCARCFLKGLCEQCPAKSWAESGTLDTPVEYLCRVAHAQARDLGLLSAGERSWEVADWRTRIQRLT, from the coding sequence ATGAAGCCGAGGCCGAGGAAGCTGCTGGCTCCTTCTCGATCTCGGCCTGGACCTCAACCTCAACCTCTTCCTGAGTCTCAACCTCCTCCTGATCCACGACCTCAACCTTCTTCTTTCGTCGAGAAGACCCGGCTCAACCAGGGCGGGCCATGGCAGACTCGCAAGCCGCTTCTTGGTCGGTTGGATATTGAACTGACGGAGAGATGCAACAATGACTGCATCCATTGCTGCATCAACCTGCGAATGTATGACATTCCGGCGCAACAGCGCGAGATGACAACCGATGAGGTCAAGGGCGTTCTGACTCAAGCGGCCGCTCTCGGCTGCCTGTCGGTGCGCTTCACCGGCGGAGAACCGCTGCTGCGCGAGGACTTCGAGGAGCTATACCTGTACGCCCGGCGTAAGGGCATGAAGGTAATGCTCTTCACCAACGCCCGGTTGGTCACGCCTCAGCTTGCCGACCTCTTTGCCCGAATTCCCCCTGGGGAGTTGGTCGAAGTCACCGTCTACGGCATGAAACCGGAGTCCTACGAGACTGTCTCCCGAAAGCCGGGCTCGCATGCCGAGTTCCGACGGGGCGTTGACCTGCTGCTTGAACGCGGGGTGCCCTTCGTCGTTAAGGGTGCTCTCCTGCCGCCGAACCGGGATGAGATTGATGAGTTCGAAGCGTGGGCTGCGACGATTCCCGGCATGGACCGGCCCCCTGGCTACTCCATGTTCTTCGACCTGCGCGGACGGCGCGACTCCGAAGTGAAGAACCGGAAGATTGCCGGGCTGCGCCCATCGACCGAGGATGGCCTGGCCGTCCTCAGCCGCCACCGTGAGTCATACCTCAACGAGATGGCCCAGTTCTGCTCGAAGTTCATGGGGCCCTCCGCAGACAGGCTGTTTACCTGCGGGGCCGGGCATGGGACGTGTGTCGACGCCTATGGCCGGGCACAGATGTGCATGATGCTGCGCCACCCGAACACGGTCTACGACATCAAGAAGGGCTCGCTACGCGACGCGCTTACGAGCTTCTTTCCGCGCCTGCGTGAGATGAGAGCCACAAATGCCGACTACCTTGCCCGCTGCGCCCGCTGCTTTCTCAAGGGCCTCTGCGAGCAGTGCCCGGCCAAGTCGTGGGCAGAGAGTGGAACGCTCGACACGCCGGTCGAGTACCTGTGTCGGGTTGCCCACGCTCAGGCCCGCGACCTCGGGTTGCTCTCGGCGGGCGAGCGGTCTTGGGAAGTCGCCGACTGGCGCACTAGAATCCAAAGGCTGACGTGA
- a CDS encoding radical SAM protein encodes MKGEVKAKAEGDRGMTEVEVTKNKASVSASASTSTSTYSSVAPLLRFELWDKMKERRAPIAFDLEVTARCNNDCRHCYINLPAGDKDARARELSLAEIERIAHEAVSMGAMWCLLTGGEPLLRDDFFELYMALKRLGLLVSVFTNACLVTPKHVELFRKYPPRDIEVTMYGATEATYEKVTRRQGSFKAFVRGLDRLLSSGVKARLKAMALRSNIHELPEIARFCRARTKDYYRFDPLLHLRFDGDQARNAEIGAERLNPDEIVAVERADEERFGALQKECDKLIMPELTHTSCNHLFHCGAGKGSFNVSFDGKFRLCSSLWHPDTVYDLRHGTLAEAWNRHVPRVRDMRSSRQEFLKRCRVCPIVDLCLCCPAHSYLETGELDAVVDYFCQVARARAQALGHCEDRRRETEHGRKGQG; translated from the coding sequence GTGAAGGGCGAGGTCAAGGCCAAGGCAGAAGGTGACCGCGGGATGACCGAGGTCGAGGTGACAAAAAACAAAGCGTCGGTCTCAGCCTCTGCTTCGACCTCAACCTCGACCTACTCCTCCGTCGCTCCGCTTCTCCGCTTCGAGCTCTGGGACAAGATGAAGGAACGGCGAGCGCCGATCGCCTTCGATCTGGAGGTCACCGCCCGCTGCAACAACGACTGCCGCCACTGCTACATCAACCTGCCGGCCGGCGACAAGGATGCCCGGGCCAGGGAGCTGTCTCTTGCCGAAATCGAGCGCATCGCGCACGAGGCGGTATCCATGGGAGCGATGTGGTGCCTGCTGACCGGGGGCGAGCCGCTGCTGCGCGACGACTTCTTCGAATTATACATGGCTCTTAAGAGGCTGGGCCTGCTCGTGTCGGTCTTTACCAACGCCTGCCTCGTCACGCCAAAGCACGTGGAGCTGTTCCGCAAGTACCCGCCGCGCGATATCGAAGTGACGATGTACGGCGCGACCGAGGCAACCTACGAGAAGGTGACACGCAGGCAGGGCTCATTCAAGGCGTTCGTGCGCGGTTTGGACCGGCTGCTCTCAAGCGGCGTCAAGGCGCGGTTGAAGGCTATGGCCCTGCGCTCCAATATCCACGAGCTGCCGGAAATCGCCCGCTTCTGCCGTGCCCGGACCAAAGACTACTATCGTTTTGACCCACTCTTGCACCTTCGCTTCGACGGAGACCAGGCGCGCAACGCGGAAATAGGGGCCGAACGCCTCAACCCGGACGAGATTGTGGCGGTTGAGCGTGCCGATGAGGAACGCTTCGGGGCTTTGCAGAAGGAATGCGACAAGCTCATAATGCCCGAGCTGACTCACACGAGCTGCAACCACCTGTTCCATTGCGGCGCAGGCAAGGGCAGCTTCAACGTGAGCTTTGACGGCAAGTTCCGGCTCTGCTCGTCCCTGTGGCATCCGGACACGGTCTATGACCTGCGTCACGGCACACTCGCCGAAGCCTGGAACCGGCACGTTCCCCGGGTGCGGGACATGCGCTCAAGTCGCCAGGAGTTTCTCAAACGCTGTCGGGTCTGCCCGATCGTCGATCTTTGCCTCTGCTGTCCCGCCCACTCGTATCTCGAGACCGGCGAGTTGGATGCTGTGGTAGACTACTTCTGCCAAGTCGCACGTGCGCGGGCGCAGGCGCTGGGACACTGCGAAGACCGGAGACGGGAGACCGAGCACGGGAGGAAGGGTCAAGGCTGA
- a CDS encoding nucleotidyltransferase family protein: MPKVYVEHNPPSEFRLRDDRQVAHQPPISSLESDRCGTIVPGPSSLTAGSFTEEFLLRCLSVGREPLAVGRESIDWHAVLALADKHRLTSLLYARLGQSHSQSWVPADGWERMRRTYTASAIRSMCFQREIRTVLRSLRSSGIPVIVLKGSFLAESVYGDGALRPMADVDLMVPRANLPEVQSILLDMGFGPRARDDIDLLCRWHMELAPFSRAGFTVESHWTIANPTSPFRIDVAGLWARARPVTIAGVSALALSPEDLLLHLCLHSAHEHSLGIGLQPVCDIAETVGHYESKLDWAQVTERAREWGASRYVGLALHLTQSMLEAAVPGAVLEQLVPDGIDRRVCKTVRQYAFGRAGYERSVPLFDRFGVPFFDRFGVQSFSERVRLSWRRVFLSREEMAAKYPASRDSRCVSLYYALRARDVIRTYGSYLVERGRLRRQLRGRDPHVVLRWLSGKD, encoded by the coding sequence ATGCCCAAGGTTTACGTCGAGCACAATCCACCATCTGAGTTCAGACTGCGCGACGACCGACAGGTCGCTCATCAACCTCCAATCTCCAGTCTTGAGTCTGACAGGTGTGGTACCATCGTCCCGGGTCCCTCGTCCCTGACCGCCGGCTCCTTTACCGAGGAGTTTCTACTCCGCTGTCTCTCCGTCGGTCGTGAGCCACTAGCCGTTGGCCGTGAGTCGATTGACTGGCACGCAGTCCTTGCCCTCGCCGACAAGCACCGCCTCACATCCCTGCTCTACGCGCGGCTCGGGCAGAGCCACAGCCAATCCTGGGTCCCGGCCGACGGGTGGGAACGGATGAGGCGCACGTACACCGCCAGCGCGATCCGAAGTATGTGTTTCCAACGAGAGATCCGAACCGTGCTTCGATCCCTGCGCAGCTCGGGCATCCCGGTGATTGTGCTGAAGGGATCCTTCCTCGCCGAGTCAGTCTACGGCGATGGCGCACTCCGGCCGATGGCCGACGTCGACCTGATGGTGCCGCGGGCGAACCTGCCCGAGGTCCAGTCGATTCTGCTGGACATGGGCTTTGGTCCCCGGGCGCGCGATGACATCGACCTCCTCTGTAGATGGCACATGGAACTCGCCCCGTTTTCGCGGGCGGGCTTCACCGTCGAATCCCATTGGACCATCGCTAACCCGACCAGCCCCTTCCGGATAGACGTTGCCGGTCTCTGGGCCAGGGCGCGACCCGTGACCATAGCGGGCGTCAGCGCACTGGCGCTGTCCCCGGAGGACCTACTGTTGCATCTCTGCCTGCACTCCGCTCACGAGCACAGCCTTGGAATCGGACTCCAGCCAGTCTGTGACATTGCCGAGACAGTCGGGCACTACGAAAGCAAGTTGGACTGGGCCCAAGTCACAGAACGTGCCCGCGAATGGGGTGCATCAAGATACGTGGGTCTTGCGCTCCATCTTACCCAAAGCATGTTGGAGGCGGCAGTGCCTGGTGCGGTCCTTGAGCAATTGGTGCCAGACGGCATTGACCGGCGCGTATGCAAGACGGTACGTCAATACGCCTTCGGCCGAGCCGGTTACGAACGATCGGTGCCTCTCTTCGACAGATTCGGCGTGCCGTTCTTCGACAGATTCGGAGTGCAGTCTTTCAGCGAAAGGGTAAGACTGTCGTGGAGGAGAGTCTTCCTTTCGCGTGAGGAGATGGCAGCCAAGTACCCCGCGTCCCGTGACTCGCGTTGCGTCAGCCTCTACTACGCGCTGCGGGCACGGGACGTCATCCGGACTTACGGGTCCTACCTCGTGGAGCGAGGCCGGTTGAGGAGGCAGCTTCGCGGCAGAGACCCTCACGTCGTGCTCAGATGGCTGTCTGGAAAGGACTAG